In Fodinibius saliphilus, a genomic segment contains:
- a CDS encoding HAD hydrolase family protein, which translates to MIKLFISDIDGCISEPFTTPNWDLLAQVRRLNEQSRQDMAVPPLTLCSGRPMPYVEAVAQWLHVDLPCVFESGGIYELESNRVEFLSSFDEEAERQITDLKKWLDEEIIPQYSDMVIEFTKKMDAGIIHLDTEIIDELCPIFEDYVDEHYPRFEVHKTEISINIILKNNNKGAGISKLCELIDVSPDEVAYIGDSSGDIPGLGVVGHAFAPQNAADIVKEKAEVLDASVTDAVLMAYRRIIQHNRKVLAEVG; encoded by the coding sequence ATGATTAAACTTTTTATTTCTGATATTGATGGTTGTATTTCTGAGCCTTTTACGACTCCCAACTGGGATCTGCTTGCCCAGGTACGGAGACTTAATGAACAGAGCAGGCAAGATATGGCGGTTCCTCCATTAACACTGTGTTCCGGGCGTCCGATGCCGTATGTAGAGGCTGTTGCCCAATGGCTGCACGTGGATTTGCCTTGTGTTTTTGAGAGTGGAGGGATATATGAGCTGGAAAGCAACAGGGTGGAATTTTTGAGTTCTTTTGATGAAGAGGCTGAAAGGCAGATTACGGATCTGAAAAAGTGGCTTGATGAGGAGATCATACCCCAATATTCTGATATGGTGATTGAGTTTACCAAAAAAATGGATGCCGGTATCATCCACCTTGATACGGAAATTATTGATGAGCTTTGTCCTATTTTTGAGGATTATGTTGATGAGCACTATCCGCGTTTTGAAGTTCATAAAACGGAAATATCAATTAATATCATTTTAAAGAATAACAACAAAGGAGCAGGCATTTCCAAACTCTGTGAGCTAATAGATGTCTCACCGGATGAAGTAGCTTATATTGGAGACAGCAGTGGTGATATTCCGGGGTTAGGGGTGGTAGGTCATGCATTTGCTCCTCAAAATGCTGCGGATATTGTCAAGGAAAAGGCAGAAGTGCTGGATGCCTCGGTCACAGATGCAGTGCTGATGGCTTATCGGCGTATCATTCAGCATAATAGAAAGGTACTGGCGGAGGTAGGGTAG
- a CDS encoding vWA domain-containing protein codes for MIWQDGIYLWFLLIIPILIAASWWYNKQLEEKRDKYFGSELFEKLRSGFWPLGKRIRNASIYGGIALLIIAAAGPKLGTEVREVKRQGVDLLIALDLSASMNAEDVKPSRLEKAKYEITRLIDRLNGDRVGLIVFTGEAYLQSPMTLDYSALRLFLNIAETDQMPSSTTNFSAAMETASEAFGSIEEDKKTKAAKVFMIISDGENHGDSYDEALQQLKEQNVSTYTLGIGSDAGGTIPLYDDSGSLMGYKRDESGKVITSKLESQVLRSIAEKGDGNYYEIRSGGSGIDAFLGRLDELQQGEFANQEYADFKNQYQWLAGIGLLLLVIGMVFPKYRFDKKVTD; via the coding sequence ATGATTTGGCAGGACGGCATCTATTTATGGTTCTTGTTGATTATTCCCATATTAATAGCTGCAAGTTGGTGGTATAATAAGCAGCTTGAGGAAAAAAGAGATAAGTATTTCGGATCCGAACTTTTTGAGAAATTACGATCTGGCTTTTGGCCGCTTGGCAAAAGGATTCGTAATGCCAGTATTTATGGAGGGATCGCTCTCTTAATCATCGCAGCTGCAGGGCCTAAGTTAGGGACAGAAGTCCGTGAAGTTAAACGACAGGGGGTAGATCTTCTTATTGCCCTGGACTTGTCAGCAAGCATGAATGCCGAGGATGTAAAACCGAGCCGACTGGAAAAAGCTAAGTATGAGATTACCCGTCTTATCGATCGCCTCAACGGCGACCGGGTTGGGCTTATCGTTTTTACCGGAGAAGCGTACTTGCAATCACCAATGACCCTTGACTATTCGGCGCTTCGTCTGTTTCTCAATATTGCCGAGACCGATCAGATGCCTTCTTCTACTACGAATTTTAGTGCCGCAATGGAGACTGCTTCTGAAGCATTTGGTTCAATAGAGGAGGATAAAAAAACGAAGGCGGCAAAAGTATTTATGATTATCTCTGACGGCGAAAATCACGGAGATTCCTATGATGAGGCTTTACAGCAGTTGAAAGAACAGAATGTTTCGACATATACCTTGGGGATTGGCTCTGATGCAGGAGGAACTATTCCACTCTATGATGATTCCGGTTCGCTAATGGGATATAAACGGGATGAAAGCGGTAAGGTGATAACGTCGAAGCTTGAATCCCAGGTATTACGTTCTATTGCTGAAAAAGGTGACGGTAATTACTATGAAATTAGAAGTGGAGGTTCAGGGATCGATGCTTTTCTCGGTCGTCTTGATGAACTACAGCAGGGCGAGTTTGCCAATCAAGAGTATGCAGATTTCAAGAACCAGTACCAGTGGTTGGCGGGTATCGGCTTACTTCTTCTGGTGATCGGGATGGTGTTTCCCAAATACCGATTTGATAAGAAAGTTACTGACTAA
- a CDS encoding glycerate kinase type-2 family protein yields MMGAESYLKELFLKGLEVCSPENAVAEALVLERRRLKISAKEYDLGDRPIYLFAVGKAAVPMYMAADEVLGERIDRGFLIYPAHGNIPECSADTVIGAAHPTPKNSSLKAGRQAVEFMRGLPENALVVTLISGGTSSLMCLPAGEIAIGDLNTTFELLNSSGATISEINTVRKHCSQIKGGQLLSYLNPSVTVVDLVISDVPGNELAIIGSGPTVADPTTFEDADRVLKEHGLWEKIPDTVSDYILRGIAGKVPETLKRDSEFFKGHDSYVISSANHFAKEIGTIAGEEGLEVYIADEPYNMDVKKVAKMVAGEVSKNRSTASKRLFVFYGESTVSVKGEGKGGRNQELALYGALEIDGWEGLSWLSAGTDGIDGPTDAAGAVVSGKTISLAREKGMNPESFLVNNDSYHFHKRMNTLLKTGPTGNNLMDIVLVLVKGEG; encoded by the coding sequence ATGATGGGTGCTGAATCTTATTTAAAAGAGCTTTTTCTTAAGGGGCTGGAGGTATGTTCGCCTGAAAATGCGGTAGCTGAGGCACTGGTGTTGGAGCGGAGGAGATTGAAGATCTCGGCTAAGGAGTACGATCTTGGTGATCGACCCATTTACCTATTTGCGGTGGGAAAGGCGGCCGTTCCAATGTACATGGCAGCAGATGAGGTGTTAGGTGAACGGATTGATAGAGGTTTCCTAATCTACCCGGCACATGGCAATATCCCTGAATGCAGTGCTGATACCGTAATAGGTGCTGCGCATCCCACCCCAAAAAACAGTAGTTTGAAAGCGGGGAGGCAAGCTGTTGAATTTATGAGGGGGCTTCCCGAGAACGCCTTGGTGGTAACGCTTATTTCCGGGGGGACTTCATCGCTGATGTGTTTGCCTGCCGGGGAGATTGCTATCGGTGATCTTAATACTACTTTTGAGCTGCTAAACAGTTCTGGTGCTACAATCAGCGAAATAAATACAGTGCGGAAGCATTGTTCACAAATCAAAGGGGGGCAGCTTTTGAGCTATCTCAATCCTTCTGTTACGGTTGTTGACCTGGTTATTTCTGATGTGCCGGGTAATGAGTTGGCCATTATTGGGAGCGGTCCTACGGTGGCGGATCCTACTACGTTTGAAGATGCGGATAGGGTGCTAAAAGAGCATGGTTTGTGGGAGAAGATTCCCGATACGGTTTCTGATTATATTTTACGGGGAATTGCGGGGAAGGTGCCGGAGACGTTGAAGCGGGATTCGGAATTCTTCAAAGGGCATGACTCGTATGTGATCAGTTCGGCGAACCATTTTGCTAAGGAGATAGGTACGATAGCAGGGGAAGAGGGTTTGGAGGTGTATATTGCTGATGAACCGTATAATATGGATGTCAAAAAGGTTGCCAAAATGGTTGCGGGGGAGGTCTCTAAAAACAGGAGTACAGCAAGCAAAAGGCTGTTTGTTTTTTATGGGGAGAGTACGGTGTCGGTGAAGGGCGAGGGAAAGGGGGGACGGAACCAGGAGTTGGCACTTTATGGTGCTTTGGAAATTGACGGCTGGGAAGGGCTCTCTTGGCTATCGGCCGGTACTGATGGTATTGATGGACCTACGGATGCGGCGGGGGCTGTTGTGAGTGGAAAAACAATTTCTTTGGCTCGTGAGAAGGGAATGAACCCTGAATCGTTTTTAGTGAATAACGATTCATATCATTTTCATAAGCGGATGAATACGCTATTAAAGACAGGGCCTACGGGGAACAATTTGATGGATATTGTGCTGGTGCTTGTTAAAGGTGAGGGCTAA
- a CDS encoding SLBB domain-containing protein — MAIKKQLFSTAAVIFSLLFILVANTVAQDIGSIDFKNLKASELSDQQIKRLWERAQDRGYSISQLEQLALARGMSRSQVSAFVRRLREVRMQSGNGQGKAQETGQLRSVTTDTTGLFQLQKQRADRARSRIFGANLFRGKEINFTPSLNIPTPENYQLGPGDELVIDIWGAAEQTYRKTVSPEGTITIANLGPIYVNGLSIEKARDRLRSSLSRIYSGLKADEDAATDTHARISLGNIRSINVTVLGEVRKPGTYTLPSLATVFNALYSAGGPDSTGTFREIEVLRGDSTAATFDMYDFLVYGNQEDNIRLRDQDILKIDPYISRVAVSGKTKRTGLFELKENETVEDLVAFAGGFANGAYTKRIKVYGNTSTQKRINDIQYPEEKGFNIQNGDSVFVGKVLDRYANRVTIEGAVFRPGEYELKDSTSLYSLIQRAEGVREDVFMNRGLIYREQGDLTTEAIPFSVRDIIANPEEHDIMLKRNDMVQISSIFDLHDDYRVDIVGAVQEPGNYRYAENMTLEDIILQSDGFKESAAPYRIEVSRRITGGDSTFVPRETAEIFRFRVDENLELGDKASDFTLKPFDKVFVRNSPSYFEQQEVKVEGEVLFPGQYTLDQKYMRISDLLQRAGGLSQYAYPRGANLTRRLEQRIDTTEINIPDSLSRGSELQRNTTKVGINLKEILENPGSDQDLILRPGDVLEIPKELQTVQVSGEVLYPISVRYRDNMSVKEYLRAAGGATDLGKPKDAYVVYANGEVDRARKILFFQNYPKVRPGATIYVPKKQQKRELTTQERIGILSAIVSMAAIVSNTIFQIRRN, encoded by the coding sequence ATGGCGATTAAAAAACAGCTATTCAGTACAGCAGCAGTCATATTTTCACTACTATTTATCTTGGTAGCCAATACCGTTGCACAGGATATTGGTTCTATTGATTTCAAGAACTTAAAGGCCTCTGAACTTTCTGACCAGCAGATTAAACGGTTATGGGAGCGGGCCCAGGATCGAGGATACTCTATTTCCCAGCTGGAGCAGCTGGCGCTGGCCCGCGGGATGTCCCGTTCGCAGGTGAGTGCCTTTGTACGGCGCCTCCGCGAAGTGCGCATGCAGAGCGGCAACGGTCAGGGAAAGGCACAGGAAACCGGACAGCTGCGTTCGGTAACCACGGATACTACCGGACTCTTTCAGCTCCAGAAGCAGCGGGCCGACAGAGCCAGAAGTCGCATTTTCGGGGCCAACTTGTTTCGCGGTAAAGAGATTAATTTCACGCCCTCACTGAATATTCCAACTCCCGAGAATTACCAGTTGGGTCCGGGTGATGAGCTGGTGATCGATATCTGGGGAGCGGCCGAGCAGACCTATCGCAAAACGGTATCTCCCGAGGGTACTATCACCATCGCCAATCTGGGTCCCATTTACGTGAATGGTCTTAGTATTGAGAAAGCGCGCGATCGCTTGCGATCCAGCTTAAGTCGCATCTATTCTGGATTAAAGGCCGATGAAGATGCCGCCACCGATACCCATGCCCGTATTTCGTTGGGGAATATTCGCAGCATCAATGTGACGGTGCTGGGAGAAGTACGGAAGCCGGGTACCTATACATTACCATCGCTGGCTACCGTTTTTAATGCCCTTTATTCTGCAGGGGGACCCGATTCTACGGGGACCTTCAGGGAGATTGAAGTGTTGCGGGGAGACAGCACGGCCGCGACCTTTGATATGTATGATTTCCTGGTATATGGTAACCAGGAGGATAATATCCGCCTGCGTGATCAAGATATTTTGAAGATTGATCCCTATATATCCCGGGTTGCGGTAAGCGGTAAAACCAAACGTACCGGTCTGTTTGAACTGAAAGAAAATGAGACGGTAGAGGATCTGGTTGCCTTTGCCGGCGGTTTTGCCAACGGAGCCTATACCAAGCGTATTAAAGTGTATGGAAATACGTCCACGCAGAAGCGTATTAATGATATTCAATATCCCGAAGAAAAAGGGTTTAACATACAAAACGGTGACAGCGTATTCGTAGGTAAAGTGCTTGATCGTTATGCGAATCGCGTGACGATTGAAGGGGCGGTATTTCGTCCCGGGGAGTATGAGCTGAAAGATTCCACCAGCCTCTATTCGCTGATTCAACGCGCGGAGGGCGTTCGTGAAGATGTATTTATGAACAGGGGACTGATCTACCGTGAGCAGGGAGATTTAACGACAGAAGCCATTCCTTTTAGCGTACGGGATATTATTGCCAATCCCGAAGAACATGACATTATGCTCAAGCGTAACGATATGGTACAGATCTCTTCCATCTTTGATCTGCACGATGATTACCGTGTCGATATTGTGGGAGCGGTTCAAGAACCGGGCAACTACCGGTATGCCGAAAATATGACTCTGGAAGATATTATCCTGCAGTCTGATGGGTTCAAGGAGTCGGCTGCCCCTTATCGCATTGAGGTATCGCGACGTATTACCGGGGGAGATTCTACCTTTGTACCGCGGGAAACGGCAGAGATTTTTCGTTTTCGTGTGGATGAAAACCTGGAACTTGGAGACAAAGCGTCAGACTTTACACTAAAGCCTTTTGATAAAGTGTTTGTACGTAATTCGCCTTCTTACTTTGAACAGCAAGAGGTCAAAGTTGAGGGCGAGGTGTTGTTCCCGGGTCAGTATACGCTGGATCAGAAGTATATGCGTATTTCTGATCTGCTGCAGCGTGCGGGGGGATTGAGCCAGTATGCATATCCACGGGGGGCTAACTTGACGCGAAGATTAGAGCAGCGTATCGATACCACGGAGATTAATATTCCGGACTCATTATCGAGAGGCAGTGAACTTCAGCGAAACACAACCAAGGTGGGGATCAATCTAAAAGAGATCCTTGAGAATCCGGGTTCTGATCAGGATCTTATTTTGCGTCCCGGTGATGTGCTGGAGATCCCTAAAGAGCTGCAAACGGTACAGGTTTCGGGCGAAGTGTTATATCCGATAAGTGTTCGGTATCGAGATAATATGTCGGTTAAGGAGTATCTGCGTGCGGCCGGTGGTGCTACGGATCTCGGGAAACCGAAGGATGCCTATGTGGTGTATGCCAATGGGGAGGTAGATCGTGCCCGGAAGATTCTGTTTTTCCAAAACTACCCGAAAGTGCGTCCCGGTGCTACGATATATGTGCCGAAGAAACAGCAGAAACGAGAACTGACGACGCAGGAGCGTATTGGTATTTTATCAGCTATTGTGTCGATGGCGGCGATCGTGAGTAATACGATATTTCAAATACGACGTAATTAA
- a CDS encoding MraY family glycosyltransferase, with protein MEQLLLLNEGMAIGVAFLFACLVSYFAIPVIIRAAEKKHLFDHPDHDRKLHSEAIPTLGGIAIFFSFLLTFALSPLSAGMEGFSYLVAALLILFFVGLKDDLVVLSARKKLIAQLSAAALVIFGGDILISNFYGVFGLAEIPYWAAVPVTFFTIIVVINAVNLIDGIDGLAGGIGTIASLLFGIVFWYTGHLPMAVFSFCLSGALAGFLYHNFSPASIFMGDTGSMILGFLLSIQAIEFIGLSGEPGFAAIFGNASPILPAAILGFPLYDTLRVVLRRVRRKNSIFQPGQDHVHHELLRMGFSHKNASLLLYAKSISLVAVTGLLALLGMNVNLLLGSVVFASLFVFPTNGLKRRVISMMFGFDWLAYRSEKWGIEFDHNNTTDLTVAKEEADIETEPVSEQEEIEEIDRIAV; from the coding sequence ATGGAACAATTGTTACTGTTGAACGAGGGTATGGCAATAGGAGTTGCTTTTTTATTTGCCTGTTTGGTCTCATATTTTGCCATTCCGGTAATTATCAGGGCGGCCGAAAAAAAGCATCTTTTTGACCATCCCGATCACGATCGAAAATTGCATTCAGAAGCGATTCCTACACTGGGTGGCATAGCTATATTTTTTTCTTTTCTGTTAACGTTTGCTCTAAGCCCGCTCTCTGCAGGTATGGAGGGCTTTTCATACCTGGTGGCAGCTTTACTGATTCTGTTTTTTGTAGGTTTAAAGGATGATTTGGTTGTTCTATCTGCACGGAAAAAATTGATAGCACAACTTTCGGCTGCCGCTTTGGTTATATTTGGGGGAGATATACTTATTTCAAATTTCTATGGTGTTTTTGGATTAGCTGAGATACCCTATTGGGCAGCTGTTCCCGTTACCTTTTTTACTATTATTGTAGTAATTAATGCCGTTAATCTAATTGACGGTATTGATGGATTAGCCGGAGGGATTGGAACTATAGCTTCATTGTTATTCGGCATCGTATTTTGGTATACCGGGCATCTGCCGATGGCAGTATTTTCTTTCTGCCTGAGTGGGGCTTTAGCCGGCTTTTTGTATCATAATTTCAGTCCCGCCTCTATTTTTATGGGGGATACCGGTTCCATGATTTTGGGATTCCTTTTGTCAATACAAGCGATTGAGTTTATAGGATTAAGCGGTGAACCTGGTTTTGCTGCTATTTTTGGTAATGCTTCCCCGATTTTACCGGCAGCAATTTTAGGTTTTCCTTTATATGATACCTTACGGGTGGTTTTACGCAGAGTTCGAAGAAAAAATTCGATCTTTCAACCGGGGCAAGACCATGTGCATCATGAGCTGTTGAGAATGGGATTCTCTCATAAAAATGCTTCACTCTTACTCTATGCCAAGAGTATCTCCCTGGTTGCGGTTACCGGTCTTTTAGCCCTGCTGGGGATGAATGTAAACCTACTCTTGGGTTCTGTAGTATTCGCCAGTTTATTTGTTTTCCCTACTAATGGCCTGAAACGAAGAGTTATTTCTATGATGTTTGGGTTCGACTGGCTGGCTTATCGTAGTGAAAAGTGGGGTATCGAATTTGATCATAATAACACCACTGATTTGACGGTTGCAAAGGAAGAAGCTGATATTGAGACTGAGCCTGTTAGTGAGCAGGAAGAAATTGAGGAGATAGACAGGATTGCTGTTTAA
- a CDS encoding nucleotide sugar dehydrogenase encodes MTTDTPDTIQQEEVKTDRLQELLGKIETRDYTVGIVGLGYVGLPLMWTFHSNDMPVLGFDIDTDKIDCIEQGKPYIKHLGKDMMQKLADSEKADATTDFSRIPDADALMLCVPTPLDHHREPDMQYVEKTCLTVGEHLREGQLVILESTTYPGTTEELIIPILESKSGLTAGKDFYVAYSPEREDPGNVDFNTSKIPKVVGGHGEEAIELACALYNTSIVETVPVSDTKTAEAVKITENVFRAVNIALVNELKVIFSDMDIDVHEVLDAADTKPFGFMKFVPGPGLGGHCIPIDPFYLTWKAREYEQNTRFIELAGEINTAMPQYVVDQTLKALNAHKKAMNGSNVLVLGLAYKPDVDDMRESPTFKIMDLLKEYGAEVSYYDPHIPEIKPTREHAEWTGVKSVGWSKENISAFDAVIISTDHSDINYHELGKWSNCIIDSRHAMKGIEPQNEIHIWKA; translated from the coding sequence ATGACTACAGACACACCTGATACCATTCAGCAAGAAGAAGTTAAAACAGATCGTTTGCAAGAGCTACTGGGAAAAATAGAAACACGAGACTACACGGTCGGTATTGTGGGACTCGGATATGTGGGACTTCCCCTGATGTGGACCTTCCATAGCAACGACATGCCGGTGTTGGGCTTTGATATTGATACCGATAAAATTGACTGCATTGAGCAGGGTAAACCCTATATCAAGCATCTTGGAAAGGATATGATGCAAAAGCTGGCTGATAGTGAAAAGGCTGATGCGACTACAGACTTCAGTCGTATTCCTGATGCGGATGCTCTCATGTTATGTGTGCCTACTCCTTTAGATCATCACCGGGAACCGGATATGCAGTACGTGGAAAAAACGTGTTTGACCGTGGGTGAACATTTGAGAGAAGGCCAGCTGGTCATTTTAGAATCCACAACCTATCCCGGTACCACAGAGGAACTGATTATTCCTATTCTGGAGTCCAAGTCAGGTCTTACGGCCGGTAAGGATTTTTATGTAGCTTACAGCCCGGAAAGAGAAGACCCGGGAAATGTAGATTTTAATACCTCAAAAATTCCCAAAGTGGTGGGAGGTCATGGAGAAGAGGCCATTGAGCTGGCATGTGCGCTCTATAATACGTCAATCGTTGAAACAGTACCGGTATCAGATACTAAAACAGCAGAAGCCGTAAAGATTACAGAAAATGTGTTTAGAGCAGTAAATATTGCTCTTGTGAATGAGTTGAAGGTTATATTCAGTGATATGGATATTGATGTGCATGAGGTATTGGATGCAGCTGATACCAAGCCCTTTGGATTTATGAAGTTTGTTCCCGGTCCGGGTCTGGGCGGGCATTGTATACCAATTGATCCTTTTTACCTAACTTGGAAAGCACGGGAGTACGAGCAGAATACGCGCTTTATTGAGTTAGCCGGTGAGATTAACACTGCTATGCCTCAATATGTGGTGGACCAAACACTTAAAGCTTTGAATGCTCATAAGAAAGCGATGAATGGAAGTAATGTTTTGGTTCTTGGCTTGGCTTATAAGCCGGATGTTGATGATATGCGGGAATCTCCGACCTTTAAGATTATGGATCTGTTGAAAGAATATGGGGCAGAGGTGTCGTACTACGATCCTCATATTCCCGAAATTAAACCGACCCGGGAACATGCAGAGTGGACGGGTGTAAAAAGCGTTGGCTGGTCAAAAGAAAATATTTCAGCCTTTGATGCTGTTATTATTTCAACCGATCACTCCGATATTAATTACCATGAGTTAGGAAAGTGGAGTAATTGTATTATAGATTCACGTCATGCGATGAAGGGGATAGAACCTCAAAATGAAATTCATATCTGGAAGGCTTAG
- the wecB gene encoding non-hydrolyzing UDP-N-acetylglucosamine 2-epimerase — protein MKIINVASARPNFMKVAPLLEEYKNHQEIEAKLLHTGQHYDYEMSKIFFDELGIPKPDFHLGVGSGSHAEQTAKVMTEFEKVLQDEQPDWVVVVGDVNPTMACTIVANKMGIKVAHVEAGLRSYDRDMPEEINRVLTDSIADLLLTPSIDGNMNLIKEGIGEEKIRFVGNIMIDTLFNMRKRSDESTILGNLGIREKEYVLVTLHRPSNVDQEETLSNFVDILEETSQELPMVWPVHPRSKNNAEKFGLWERLQSIDDLHLLEPVGYLDNVNLMSNARLVVTDSGGIQEETTALGVPCLTARENTERPITITEGTNTLVGTDPEVILDHIEKHLQNGVAGNKELPKPLYWDGNTAKRIVKAILEASN, from the coding sequence ATGAAAATTATTAACGTAGCCAGCGCTAGACCAAACTTTATGAAAGTGGCACCGCTGCTAGAAGAGTATAAAAATCATCAAGAGATAGAAGCGAAACTGCTACATACCGGTCAGCATTATGACTACGAAATGTCTAAAATATTCTTTGACGAACTGGGCATTCCCAAACCGGACTTCCATTTGGGCGTTGGCAGTGGCAGTCATGCCGAGCAAACAGCCAAAGTGATGACCGAGTTTGAAAAAGTATTACAGGATGAGCAGCCCGACTGGGTGGTTGTGGTCGGGGATGTAAATCCCACCATGGCGTGTACCATTGTTGCCAATAAAATGGGAATAAAAGTTGCCCACGTCGAAGCTGGTTTGCGGAGCTATGATCGTGATATGCCGGAGGAGATCAACCGCGTGCTTACCGATAGTATTGCCGATCTTTTGCTGACGCCCTCTATCGATGGCAATATGAATCTGATCAAGGAAGGCATTGGGGAAGAAAAGATTCGCTTTGTGGGCAACATTATGATAGACACGCTCTTTAACATGCGTAAGCGGTCTGATGAATCAACCATCCTTGGAAATTTGGGTATTAGGGAGAAAGAGTATGTGCTGGTTACCCTGCACCGTCCCTCAAATGTAGATCAGGAAGAAACATTAAGCAACTTTGTGGATATCTTAGAGGAGACCTCACAAGAACTGCCGATGGTCTGGCCGGTGCACCCGCGCTCAAAAAACAATGCTGAGAAGTTTGGCCTTTGGGAGCGACTGCAGTCCATTGATGACTTGCACCTGCTTGAGCCGGTGGGTTACCTGGATAATGTAAACTTAATGAGTAATGCCCGGTTGGTGGTGACTGATTCCGGCGGTATTCAGGAAGAGACAACAGCGCTGGGCGTTCCTTGCCTGACGGCCCGCGAAAATACCGAGCGTCCTATTACCATTACCGAGGGCACGAATACGCTGGTAGGTACCGATCCGGAGGTGATTTTGGATCATATTGAGAAACATCTGCAGAATGGGGTAGCTGGGAATAAGGAGCTGCCTAAGCCGCTCTATTGGGATGGGAATACGGCGAAGCGAATTGTGAAAGCTATTTTGGAAGCTTCTAACTAA
- a CDS encoding WecB/TagA/CpsF family glycosyltransferase, producing the protein MVEEVLLNGYKIYPFDSKDHFLDHLENGNFGNILVALNAEKLVKEDRELKVLVNNNIGYPDGIGAVWALKRKGHNSEKIPGAEFWLDIIQRHYNDKTFYLVGGKPEVIEQTVDRLKEEYRGIDIVGYCNGYMDSQEQEKLIEDINTKEPDIVFVAMGSPKQEFVMEKMKRKHPALYMGLGGSFDIYSGRKERAPKILRKMGLEWSYRLFKEPRRIFRQTSLITFFYKLVTNKL; encoded by the coding sequence ATGGTTGAAGAAGTATTATTGAATGGATATAAAATCTACCCTTTTGATAGCAAAGACCATTTTTTAGATCATCTAGAAAATGGGAACTTCGGTAATATTCTGGTAGCCCTTAATGCTGAAAAGTTGGTAAAGGAAGATCGTGAACTAAAAGTATTAGTAAATAACAATATTGGTTATCCAGATGGAATTGGGGCTGTTTGGGCTTTAAAACGGAAAGGGCATAATTCTGAGAAAATACCCGGGGCAGAATTTTGGCTTGATATCATCCAGAGACACTACAATGATAAAACGTTTTACTTGGTTGGAGGTAAACCAGAGGTAATAGAGCAAACGGTTGACCGGCTAAAAGAAGAGTACCGAGGCATTGATATTGTGGGGTATTGCAATGGATACATGGATAGTCAGGAACAAGAGAAACTGATAGAGGATATTAATACTAAAGAGCCTGACATTGTTTTTGTAGCTATGGGGAGTCCTAAGCAAGAATTTGTAATGGAGAAAATGAAACGAAAACATCCTGCTTTATACATGGGATTAGGTGGGAGTTTTGATATTTATTCGGGGAGGAAAGAAAGAGCTCCTAAAATACTTAGGAAAATGGGACTTGAATGGTCTTATCGACTTTTTAAAGAACCGAGAAGGATTTTCAGACAGACCAGTCTCATAACCTTTTTTTATAAATTAGTTACCAATAAGCTTTAA